One Echinicola strongylocentroti DNA window includes the following coding sequences:
- a CDS encoding arylsulfatase, translated as MRLEIKLLASFLCMVLLGCGSTRLDAVPKDRPNVILILVDDQGYGDIASLGNPYIKTPNIDQLHEVSARFTDYHVNPTCAPSRAALLTGHNANRTGVWHTVNGRSLILEREITAAQIMKENGYATGIFGKWHLGDNYPFRPEDKGFEEVLVHGGGGIEQTMDYFDNDYYNDTYIHNGKLEQYEGYCTDIWFEEAMKFMDSNQDQPFFCYLPTNAAHSPYFVDDSYIEPYKDNEDIPLPAFYGMIANIDENIGKLMDHLEKNGQLDNTIVIFTTDNGTAQGARVEGHRLDGFVNQGYNAGMRGIKASKYEGGHRVPLFIHWKNGGITVGKDIDELAAHYDILPTLVEMCDLEVRPEIDFDGKSLLPLINGDKGDFKDRIVITNSQRTEVPEPWRRTSLMQGKWRLIDGTELYNLEKDPEQRENIADQHPEKMKEFKAAYDRWWKDLEPGYEDQPRIYVGHEEENPTKLYCHDWHTEEVSPWHQRHIREGFIDNGYWLIKVAEGGKYRVRLRRWPVETGLSLGAEAPVRPALPGTSVNASKLGKAMKIKEARLAVQGIEMQKEASLADEYVEFEVDLKKGDTRLQTWFTLEDQKELGAYFVEVKKL; from the coding sequence ATGAGACTTGAAATTAAGCTTTTAGCAAGCTTTCTATGTATGGTGCTGTTGGGGTGCGGGAGTACCCGATTAGATGCGGTTCCCAAAGATCGCCCCAATGTCATATTGATATTGGTGGATGATCAGGGCTATGGTGATATTGCCAGTCTTGGCAACCCTTACATCAAAACACCCAATATCGATCAGCTTCACGAGGTGAGTGCCCGTTTTACGGACTATCACGTGAATCCTACTTGTGCACCCAGCAGAGCTGCATTGCTCACGGGCCATAATGCCAACAGGACAGGGGTTTGGCACACCGTCAATGGGCGTTCGTTGATTTTGGAACGTGAGATTACGGCGGCTCAAATAATGAAAGAAAATGGATATGCAACGGGGATTTTTGGAAAATGGCATTTGGGGGATAATTATCCCTTTAGGCCAGAAGACAAAGGCTTCGAAGAAGTATTGGTCCATGGTGGCGGTGGTATAGAGCAAACCATGGATTACTTCGACAATGATTATTATAACGATACCTATATCCATAACGGTAAATTGGAACAATACGAAGGCTATTGTACTGATATTTGGTTTGAAGAAGCCATGAAGTTTATGGATTCGAACCAAGACCAACCGTTTTTCTGCTATTTACCGACCAATGCAGCCCATTCTCCCTATTTTGTCGATGACAGCTATATCGAGCCTTATAAGGACAATGAAGATATCCCGCTTCCTGCTTTTTATGGGATGATCGCCAATATTGATGAGAACATTGGGAAGCTGATGGACCATCTTGAGAAAAATGGTCAGTTGGACAATACCATTGTTATTTTTACCACTGACAATGGTACTGCACAGGGTGCAAGAGTAGAAGGACACCGCTTGGATGGGTTTGTAAACCAAGGCTATAATGCAGGCATGCGCGGTATCAAAGCCAGTAAATACGAAGGTGGCCACCGTGTGCCTTTGTTCATCCATTGGAAGAATGGGGGGATTACGGTAGGCAAGGACATTGATGAATTAGCGGCGCATTATGACATTCTCCCTACGCTTGTGGAAATGTGCGATCTGGAGGTGCGGCCGGAAATTGATTTTGACGGAAAAAGCCTTTTGCCTCTTATCAATGGGGACAAGGGGGATTTTAAAGACCGAATCGTCATCACCAACTCCCAGCGGACAGAAGTCCCCGAACCATGGAGAAGGACTTCACTGATGCAAGGGAAGTGGCGATTGATCGATGGAACAGAACTGTATAATTTAGAAAAAGATCCAGAGCAGCGCGAAAACATTGCAGATCAGCATCCAGAAAAAATGAAGGAGTTTAAAGCTGCATATGATCGCTGGTGGAAGGATCTTGAGCCAGGATATGAAGACCAGCCACGTATATATGTGGGGCATGAAGAAGAAAACCCTACAAAATTGTATTGTCACGATTGGCATACAGAGGAAGTCAGCCCTTGGCACCAGCGCCATATCAGGGAAGGGTTTATTGATAATGGATATTGGCTGATAAAAGTCGCTGAAGGCGGCAAATACAGGGTGCGTTTGAGAAGATGGCCAGTAGAGACAGGGCTTTCATTAGGAGCAGAAGCGCCTGTACGGCCAGCACTTCCCGGGACTAGTGTAAACGCCAGTAAGCTGGGAAAAGCCATGAAAATAAAAGAAGCGAGGCTTGCTGTCCAAGGCATTGAGATGCAGAAAGAAGCCAGCCTTGCCGATGAATATGTTGAATTTGAAGTGGATCTAAAAAAAGGCGACACCAGGCTACAGACATGGTTTACATTAGAAGACCAGAAAGAACTAGGAGCCTATTTTGTGGAAGTAAAAAAACTATGA
- a CDS encoding sulfatase-like hydrolase/transferase, with protein MVLSKTFKFLLVALFLGAFSKGYGQDTPPNIILIMADDLGYGELSSYGSKSIDTPNLDRLARNGVKFSDFHSNGPVCSPTRAALMTGKYQQRTGVEGVITAADHREVGLSLDEETMAEALKELGYNCGIFGKWHLGYDKEFSPIDQGFDEFVGFVGGNIDYISHVDQAGYLDWWQGKVIEDEEGYTTDLIADYGVEYIKNNHPDKTGKPFFLYLPQEAPHYPIQGRGDKAVRKVGSGKYIRKVPNDSVPVIYEEMIETMDETIGRILQTVSEEGLDENTLIVFCSDNGAAGGRGDNGVLRAAKASVYEGGHRVPAIISYPGKIKAGTESTATIMSMDLYPTFVELAGGSVAQGKFDGVSLKKHLLQGKNLPKRDLFLSFKGNAAIRSGKWKLVAKGVDKEDPELELYDLETDLSEQNDLSDKYPKRVKKMFRNLQDWDQEVREGVTFIAE; from the coding sequence ATGGTATTAAGTAAAACGTTTAAGTTTCTTTTGGTTGCGCTTTTTTTGGGGGCTTTCAGTAAGGGATATGGCCAAGATACTCCGCCAAATATAATTTTGATCATGGCAGATGATTTGGGGTATGGGGAGCTATCCAGTTATGGGAGTAAGTCCATCGACACCCCCAATCTGGACCGACTGGCTAGGAATGGGGTGAAGTTTTCGGATTTTCATTCTAATGGCCCTGTTTGTAGCCCTACCCGAGCCGCATTGATGACAGGTAAGTACCAACAGCGAACAGGAGTGGAAGGAGTGATCACAGCGGCAGATCATCGCGAAGTGGGTTTATCCTTGGATGAAGAGACTATGGCCGAAGCCCTTAAGGAGCTAGGTTACAACTGTGGGATTTTTGGAAAATGGCATTTGGGTTATGATAAGGAGTTTAGCCCTATTGACCAAGGTTTTGATGAGTTTGTGGGCTTTGTGGGAGGAAATATTGATTATATTTCGCATGTGGACCAAGCAGGTTATTTGGATTGGTGGCAGGGTAAGGTAATAGAGGATGAAGAAGGATATACCACTGATTTGATTGCAGATTATGGTGTGGAGTACATAAAAAATAATCATCCGGATAAGACTGGCAAGCCTTTTTTTCTGTACCTGCCACAGGAAGCGCCCCACTATCCCATACAGGGAAGGGGAGACAAAGCAGTAAGGAAAGTGGGCAGTGGAAAGTACATAAGAAAGGTGCCCAATGACAGTGTCCCGGTGATTTACGAAGAGATGATAGAGACCATGGACGAAACTATCGGGAGAATACTCCAGACGGTGTCCGAGGAAGGTTTGGATGAGAATACCCTCATTGTATTTTGTTCCGATAATGGCGCAGCAGGTGGGCGTGGGGATAATGGAGTCTTAAGGGCGGCAAAGGCTTCCGTCTATGAAGGTGGCCATCGGGTACCCGCAATAATCAGTTATCCCGGAAAGATCAAAGCTGGTACAGAAAGTACGGCGACTATAATGTCGATGGATTTATATCCTACTTTTGTAGAGCTTGCTGGTGGAAGTGTGGCCCAAGGAAAATTTGATGGCGTCAGCCTAAAAAAGCACTTGTTGCAAGGCAAAAACCTCCCGAAAAGAGACTTGTTTTTGTCGTTTAAGGGAAATGCTGCCATCCGTAGTGGAAAGTGGAAATTAGTTGCCAAAGGGGTAGACAAAGAGGATCCCGAGTTGGAATTATACGATTTGGAAACCGATCTGTCGGAACAAAATGACCTGTCCGACAAGTACCCCAAGAGAGTAAAAAAGATGTTTCGTAATCTTCAGGATTGGGATCAGGAGGTGAGAGAAGGAGTGACGTTTATAGCAGAATAA
- a CDS encoding heparinase II/III domain-containing protein yields MIDNMCRRIIIIVFGLFVWGESTGQTHRIIPTPDDLPQAYPRIYVSPEDKSDLIETVADEEWATGVVSGIHDRIDEHVYRHEKDKEWMISRLQMYWNTKATDVYIDGIYYSHASGKAPVPTVRYSGSRDPVTPYKRPKLEDIQPYMDDERGLFFHNTSKEGNPLEWVEQSKTGKQIESINQEIIGYGRDAAFLYWLEEDDRFAEFAFDLFDTYMDGMYYRSEPIDISNSHIQTLVGLSSFQVIHEGILQDLSILYDFLHGYIETNHGEEIAGYEETFKKWIDLIIQNGVPQNNWNLHQAKHILKVAMVLRDNVHYEDGKGREYYIDYLLNQTSARQWSLTKFMDYGYDLENGVWAECPGYSQGVTNDLTHFIRDYYTNFDFNILPYTPVMAKAVKMLPQYLFPNGDITAFGDTYYGAVSTGPMEDMIWMAQQTDDEKMEEEFTAMYRLFEPNAEKMGNKYRPRPEISSLFSSKQLSLDPAYKKGELTDYLTQTFYAPNVSWHVQRIGQDPKNGMMVSMVGSLGNHMHANGISVELYGKGYVQGAESGRGSSYFQPDYLEYYSQFPAHNTVMVDGISSYPEMLSNHAFDLNAEYPLSGKKEGYYPSITFSDVYFLEPESQSDQRRQVSIVKTSESRGYYVDIFRSKKQREGDKFHDYFYHNLGQSMTITDEEGEALKLVPSDEMAFAGGHLFALDYQWDKKSITTNEDYQAEWKIAHPDGEDVYMNLWMKGTKGREVFSLKSPPTKAFRKSADLPYDASKEPFLTIAARQHGEAWEHPFVSVYEPYTSSEGKSIASIDGFEDENGNSGFVGIKITHKSGREDLVFSSADGAVAKFNGISTDASYALVGKEADGRMVLFLGDGNQLELDGYSLTTTEKGTVVMEVSEGSVMLHNEVTVKVTKEGKSQTIDPGDFRKIKF; encoded by the coding sequence ATGATTGATAATATGTGTCGGAGGATCATCATCATAGTTTTTGGGCTTTTTGTTTGGGGGGAGAGTACGGGGCAGACCCACCGGATCATTCCTACTCCCGATGACCTACCCCAGGCCTATCCCCGTATTTATGTAAGTCCAGAAGACAAAAGCGATTTGATAGAAACGGTTGCTGACGAAGAGTGGGCAACAGGGGTGGTGTCTGGAATCCATGACCGTATCGATGAGCATGTTTATCGCCATGAGAAAGATAAGGAGTGGATGATTTCCCGTTTACAAATGTACTGGAATACCAAAGCTACGGATGTTTATATTGATGGGATCTACTATTCCCATGCCTCAGGAAAAGCCCCCGTGCCTACAGTTCGGTATTCTGGGTCGAGGGATCCTGTCACGCCCTATAAGCGACCCAAGCTGGAAGATATCCAACCCTATATGGATGATGAAAGAGGCTTGTTTTTTCACAATACCAGCAAAGAAGGTAATCCCCTTGAATGGGTGGAACAGTCCAAAACCGGGAAGCAAATAGAAAGTATTAACCAAGAGATAATCGGTTATGGCCGTGATGCTGCGTTTTTGTATTGGTTAGAGGAGGACGATCGGTTTGCGGAATTTGCTTTCGACCTGTTTGATACTTATATGGATGGGATGTATTACCGTAGCGAGCCCATTGACATCTCCAATAGCCATATACAGACCTTAGTTGGGCTTTCTTCCTTTCAGGTGATCCACGAGGGCATCCTTCAGGACCTGTCGATATTATATGATTTCCTTCATGGCTATATTGAGACCAACCATGGTGAAGAAATAGCAGGGTATGAGGAGACCTTCAAGAAGTGGATCGATCTGATCATACAAAATGGTGTACCCCAAAATAACTGGAACCTCCATCAGGCCAAGCATATTTTGAAGGTGGCGATGGTGCTTCGTGACAATGTACACTATGAAGACGGCAAAGGCCGGGAGTATTATATCGATTACCTCCTGAACCAAACTTCAGCCAGACAATGGTCGCTGACGAAGTTTATGGATTATGGATATGATTTAGAAAACGGAGTGTGGGCCGAGTGTCCAGGGTATTCGCAAGGAGTCACCAATGATCTGACTCATTTTATTCGGGATTACTATACTAATTTTGACTTTAACATTTTGCCTTATACTCCTGTAATGGCAAAGGCCGTAAAGATGCTTCCACAGTACTTGTTTCCCAATGGAGATATTACAGCCTTTGGGGACACCTATTATGGTGCTGTCAGCACAGGCCCAATGGAAGATATGATCTGGATGGCCCAGCAGACCGATGATGAAAAAATGGAGGAGGAGTTTACGGCGATGTATAGGTTATTTGAGCCGAATGCAGAAAAAATGGGGAATAAATACAGGCCTCGGCCCGAAATTTCTTCGCTTTTTTCCAGTAAGCAGCTCAGCTTGGATCCAGCTTATAAGAAGGGTGAATTGACTGATTACCTTACCCAGACTTTTTATGCGCCCAATGTAAGTTGGCATGTCCAGCGTATCGGTCAAGACCCGAAGAATGGTATGATGGTCTCCATGGTCGGCTCGCTCGGTAACCATATGCACGCCAATGGGATCAGCGTAGAGCTATACGGAAAGGGATATGTACAAGGAGCCGAATCGGGTAGGGGATCCAGTTATTTCCAGCCGGATTACTTGGAATATTATTCCCAATTCCCTGCGCATAATACGGTGATGGTAGATGGTATTTCGTCCTATCCTGAGATGCTGAGCAATCATGCGTTTGACTTGAATGCGGAATACCCACTATCCGGAAAAAAGGAAGGTTACTATCCAAGCATTACTTTTTCTGATGTGTATTTCTTGGAACCTGAATCACAGAGCGACCAACGGCGCCAAGTGAGCATTGTGAAAACCAGCGAATCAAGGGGGTATTATGTGGATATATTCCGGTCCAAAAAACAGCGTGAAGGTGATAAGTTTCATGACTATTTTTACCATAACCTTGGACAGTCCATGACCATTACGGATGAGGAAGGGGAGGCATTAAAGCTGGTCCCTAGTGATGAGATGGCCTTTGCTGGGGGGCATTTATTTGCATTGGATTATCAATGGGACAAAAAATCCATTACTACCAATGAAGACTACCAAGCGGAATGGAAAATAGCACATCCTGACGGGGAAGACGTATATATGAACCTTTGGATGAAAGGAACCAAAGGCAGGGAAGTGTTTTCGCTTAAATCACCACCTACCAAAGCATTTAGAAAATCAGCTGATCTGCCTTATGACGCTTCCAAGGAGCCGTTTTTGACCATTGCTGCACGGCAGCATGGAGAGGCTTGGGAGCATCCTTTTGTCTCTGTGTATGAGCCATATACCTCTTCAGAAGGCAAAAGCATAGCCTCTATCGATGGATTTGAGGACGAAAATGGGAACAGTGGATTTGTAGGCATAAAAATCACCCATAAGTCAGGAAGGGAAGACTTGGTCTTTTCCTCAGCTGATGGTGCCGTAGCCAAATTCAACGGGATATCCACTGATGCATCCTATGCTTTGGTAGGGAAAGAAGCGGATGGGAGAATGGTGTTATTTCTCGGTGATGGAAATCAGTTGGAGCTGGATGGCTATTCCTTGACCACCACAGAAAAAGGTACTGTGGTCATGGAGGTAAGCGAGGGAAGTGTCATGCTCCATAATGAGGTTACTGTGAAGGTGACCAAGGAAGGAAAAAGCCAAACTATTGATCCAGGAGATTTCCGTAAAATTAAATTCTGA
- a CDS encoding alpha/beta hydrolase: protein MKKICTMLFLLAMTMGISGAQDLANLGEAVNHDAPFDLIYKVKNGDTLKLTFRYPDNVKKSKKYPTIVFFFGGGWNGGSVNQFKPHAEYFASRGMITVLADYRVKSRHGTTPYEAVSDAKSAVRFLREHAKALNVNPKKIVASGGSAGGHLAAACGNLPGLDEPGDDLSISSKANALVLFNPVFDNGPDGFEHERMGERWKEISPVHNIKKGAPPTIVFLGTEDHLIPVAIAENYKETMEAVGSRCDLHLYEGAGHGFFNKGKKDGIYYDKTVRETDLFLISLKYLKGKPTI from the coding sequence ATGAAAAAGATTTGTACGATGCTGTTTCTTTTGGCCATGACGATGGGGATTTCTGGCGCCCAGGATCTGGCCAACTTGGGAGAAGCAGTCAACCATGATGCCCCTTTTGATTTGATCTATAAGGTCAAAAATGGCGACACATTAAAATTGACCTTCAGGTACCCAGACAATGTGAAGAAATCAAAGAAGTACCCTACCATTGTCTTCTTTTTTGGCGGTGGATGGAACGGTGGATCGGTCAACCAGTTTAAGCCCCATGCCGAATACTTTGCCTCTAGGGGAATGATTACCGTTTTGGCCGATTATAGGGTGAAATCCCGACATGGTACCACTCCCTATGAAGCGGTCAGCGATGCCAAGTCTGCAGTTCGTTTCTTACGGGAACATGCCAAAGCCTTAAATGTCAATCCCAAAAAGATAGTAGCCTCCGGAGGTTCGGCAGGTGGTCATTTGGCTGCTGCCTGTGGGAATTTACCTGGTCTGGATGAGCCCGGAGATGATTTGTCCATTAGCTCCAAGGCCAATGCCCTGGTTTTGTTCAATCCTGTGTTTGATAATGGACCAGATGGATTTGAACACGAAAGAATGGGAGAACGCTGGAAAGAGATTTCTCCTGTACACAATATCAAAAAAGGTGCCCCGCCAACGATCGTTTTTCTGGGTACAGAAGATCACTTGATCCCTGTTGCCATCGCCGAAAACTATAAAGAAACAATGGAAGCGGTAGGAAGCCGGTGTGACCTACATCTCTATGAAGGAGCAGGACACGGTTTTTTTAACAAGGGAAAAAAAGACGGAATCTATTATGACAAGACAGTTCGGGAGACGGATTTGTTTTTGATTTCCCTCAAGTACCTAAAAGGCAAGCCTACGATTTGA
- a CDS encoding heparinase II/III family protein translates to MKVINKQPRLAVYLLFICALTVLPRAGQSQINSKQLDIPAYLQLAKKGDIYPNAAQLEMLDAVLPKTAFQPAPSFQNRKYWQKMADTDLGKKYILEAEEAIGQAPEVPISDAIYRRANKEGNRGIYKPRYYRTMDRLEKYILAECMLNDGRYLAQIETYIEAIMEMKSWLHPNHDDSDNSVLEGKRVSIDLGARKFGLVLALADALLENKLSTTLRNEIAEQLQWRIIDTYLASCKEDDPESNHWIRSTSNWNSVCTSGTLFTTMVISDDEEERKAAIGAALNSMVFYLSGFGEDGYCSEGTGYWNYGFGHYLYLAEILFDYSGGKIDLFRFDNPEKLQKVADFPENFQVHQGLYAPFSDGVTRVKEGGDNFAYVMSAKYYGAQKPKGFVPDEAVQSLVVWPDYQQYISNEKGKNPLPPVTYFDDYGIVISRGQQTTPFSIAVKAGHNAENHNHSDVGSYVIAYGEQIMAGDIGAPSYIAGAFSKDNPARSSWGHPVPKINDQLQSNGREYKGRITSTEFTKNKDKVEVDIQPAYEIPSLTSLSRTVENDKTGQGTISITDHFAASRPVDFGVAIMTLAEYEIVDSRTVIITENGYKIKAEITGEGGDLVIKDEQVPVEHLREGGPAYRIGVDYTAPVAEGSITVRYSPLQE, encoded by the coding sequence ATGAAAGTAATTAACAAACAACCCAGACTAGCCGTTTACCTGCTTTTTATCTGTGCATTGACTGTCCTTCCAAGAGCTGGCCAATCACAGATCAACAGTAAGCAGCTGGATATCCCAGCTTACCTTCAGCTAGCAAAAAAAGGCGATATATACCCCAATGCAGCCCAATTGGAAATGCTGGATGCAGTGCTTCCCAAGACGGCCTTTCAGCCAGCGCCCTCTTTTCAAAACAGGAAATATTGGCAGAAAATGGCGGACACTGACTTGGGAAAGAAATACATCCTAGAAGCCGAAGAGGCTATCGGCCAGGCTCCTGAAGTGCCCATTTCGGATGCCATCTATCGAAGGGCAAACAAGGAAGGAAACCGAGGGATTTATAAGCCCAGGTATTATCGGACGATGGACAGGCTGGAGAAGTACATTTTAGCGGAGTGCATGCTGAATGATGGACGCTATCTAGCCCAGATCGAAACGTATATAGAAGCCATTATGGAAATGAAAAGTTGGCTTCATCCCAACCATGATGATTCGGACAATTCCGTTTTGGAAGGAAAACGGGTGTCGATTGATCTTGGAGCACGTAAATTCGGGTTGGTTTTGGCACTTGCAGATGCTTTACTAGAAAATAAGCTGTCCACCACCTTGAGAAATGAGATAGCAGAACAACTTCAGTGGCGGATCATTGATACCTATTTGGCATCCTGTAAAGAAGATGACCCTGAAAGCAACCATTGGATCAGAAGTACCAGCAACTGGAATTCTGTCTGCACCAGCGGTACGCTTTTTACGACGATGGTGATATCAGATGATGAAGAAGAAAGAAAAGCAGCTATTGGAGCAGCGCTCAATAGTATGGTGTTTTACTTGTCAGGTTTTGGAGAGGACGGGTACTGCTCGGAAGGTACGGGATACTGGAACTATGGTTTTGGGCATTACCTTTACCTAGCAGAAATTTTGTTTGATTATTCAGGAGGAAAGATTGACCTCTTCCGCTTTGATAACCCGGAAAAACTCCAAAAAGTAGCTGATTTTCCTGAGAATTTCCAAGTGCATCAAGGGCTTTATGCCCCTTTTTCGGATGGAGTCACCAGGGTCAAAGAAGGAGGCGACAACTTTGCCTATGTGATGTCGGCAAAATATTACGGCGCCCAGAAGCCCAAGGGCTTTGTTCCTGATGAGGCTGTGCAATCCTTGGTGGTGTGGCCAGATTATCAACAGTACATTTCAAATGAAAAGGGCAAGAATCCATTACCGCCAGTAACCTATTTTGATGATTATGGTATAGTGATTTCCCGTGGTCAACAAACGACTCCCTTTTCCATTGCTGTCAAAGCAGGACATAATGCCGAAAACCACAACCACAGTGATGTAGGAAGTTATGTGATCGCCTATGGTGAGCAGATTATGGCAGGTGATATCGGTGCGCCCTCGTATATAGCAGGCGCTTTTTCCAAGGACAATCCTGCCAGAAGTTCTTGGGGACACCCCGTGCCCAAGATCAATGACCAGCTCCAATCCAATGGTAGAGAGTACAAAGGGAGGATCACCAGCACGGAATTCACCAAGAATAAAGATAAAGTAGAGGTGGATATACAACCCGCCTATGAAATTCCTTCTTTGACCTCCTTGTCCAGAACTGTGGAAAATGATAAGACTGGTCAGGGTACCATCAGTATTACGGATCATTTTGCGGCCAGTCGCCCAGTAGACTTTGGGGTAGCCATCATGACCTTGGCCGAATATGAAATCGTCGATTCGCGAACTGTTATTATCACCGAAAACGGGTATAAAATAAAAGCAGAAATCACTGGAGAGGGGGGCGACTTGGTCATTAAGGATGAACAAGTCCCTGTGGAACACCTGAGAGAAGGAGGGCCGGCATATAGGATTGGGGTGGACTATACAGCGCCCGTAGCAGAGGGCAGCATTACGGTACGGTACAGCCCACTTCAAGAGTAA